The following are encoded in a window of Phragmites australis chromosome 22, lpPhrAust1.1, whole genome shotgun sequence genomic DNA:
- the LOC133904859 gene encoding protein SUPPRESSOR OF GENE SILENCING 3 homolog isoform X2, translated as MKRELQALRPVVTPPLANGLQWQSRSRPSVTKDDAPPSGCDPEVDSVDNHDTSDDDDLSNNMSDDYGSDASEKSFVTREMNEGFKRFFKGLEKLSVEEINEQSRQWHCPACQNGPGAVEWYKGLQPLMTHARTKGSRKVKLHRELAALLEEELSLRGTSVVRGGEQFGKWKGLRESTDCEIVWPPIVIVMNTLLEKDDDDMWMGMGNQELLEYFDKYSVTKAHHSYDPSGHCGMSALIFESSAVGYMMAERLHKHFAVQGKDRNAWQICRDSLVPGVNRQLYGYLANKEDMETFNRHCEGENHLKYEMRSYNEMVVVQMKQMSEDNQQLNYLKDKVVSTEQHSKAVEETLGVVTQRLRETEEENIFVRSKAKEKHLEYEQEMKYQEEFFHKQIENIHKATEVKEKVFEKLLQEERSKARCFDVDSGTTEDRRLSKEQVQKFMDGQVKDFEEFEAEWDELVKDREEKKMKLKKQYMEKEIELEKELDAAQTGLMEKHKPDTFQASSS; from the exons ATGAAAAGAGAACTGCAAGCACTACGCCCTGTTGTGACTCCACCTCTGGCAAATGGTTTGCAGTGGCAATCCAGGTCTCGCCCATCTGTCACGAAGGATGATGCTCCTCCATCTGGTTGTGACCCTGAGGTGGACAGTGTTGACAATCATGATACatcagatgatgatgatttgagTAACAATATGAGTGATGATTATGGTTCTGATGCAAGTGAGAAAAGTTTTGTGACTCGAGAAATGAACGAGGGGTTCAAAAGGTTTTTTAAAGGCTTGGAGAAATTAAGTGTGGAAGAGATAAATGAACAGAGTAGGCAATGGCATTGTCCGGCATGCCAAAATGGACCTGGGGCAGTTGAGTGGTATAAAGGGCTGCAACCTTTGATGACTCATGCTAGAACAAAGGGTTCTAGAAAGGTAAAGCTCCACAGAGAATTAGCTGCATTGCTGGAAGAGGAGCTATCTCTCAGGGGAACTTCGGTGGTACGAGGTGGTGAACAATTTGGGAAATGGAAAGGACTGCGAGAAAGCACTGATTGTGAGATAGTGTGGCCACCAATTGTTATTGTTATGAACACCTTACTGGAAAAAGATGACGATGATATG TGGATGGGCATGGGGAACCAAGAGCTCCTTGAATATTTCGATAAATACTCTGTGACTAAAGCACATCATTCCTATGATCCATCCGGGCACTGTGGCATGAGTGCTTTAATATTTGAAAGCTCGGCCGTGGGCTATATGATGGCAGAACGTCTGCATAAGCACTTTGCTGTTCAAGGAAAAGATAGGAATGCATGGCAAATTTGCAGGGATTCATTGGTACCTGGTGTGAATAGACAACTATACGGTTACTTAGCAAACAAAGAAGATATGGAGACGTTCAATAGGCATTGTGAAG GGGAAAACCATTTGAAATACGAGATGAGGTCTTATAATGAGATGGTGGTGGTCCAAATGAAACAGATGAGTGAAGACAACCAACAACTGAATTATCTGAAGGACAAGGTGGTTAGTACAGAACAACACTCTAAAGCAGTAGAAGAAACCTTGGGTGTTGTTACCCAGAGACTTCGGGAGACTGAGGAGGAGAATATATTTGTCAGGAGTAAAGCCAAAGAGAAGCACTTGGAGTATGAGCAAGAG ATGAAGTACCAGGAGGAATTTTTTCATAAGCAAATTGAGAATATTCACAAGGCCACAGAAGTCAAAGAAAAGGTTTTTGAGAAGTTGCTGCAGGAGGAGCGTTCAAAGGCTAGATGTTTTGATGTGGATTCTGGAACTACCGAAGATCGCAGGCTAAG CAAGGAACAGGTACAGAAGTTCATGGATGGCCAGGTTAAGGACTTTGAGGAGTTCGAGGCTGAGTGGGATGAACTGGTAAAGGATcgtgaggagaagaagatgaagctcaaGAAACAGTACATGGAGAAGGAGATTGAGCTCGAGAAGGAGCTCGACGCCGCCCAGACAGGCCTGATGGAGAAGCACAAGCCAGACACCTTCCAGGCCTCCAGCTCGTGA
- the LOC133904859 gene encoding protein SUPPRESSOR OF GENE SILENCING 3 homolog isoform X1: MSGSGDRRGGRPPGSNPEGGWETTGKKSKKPGQAAGRQWAPTTARPAWGGNGSSHPSGTSGTANRGNPRPPPQTRPMKRELQALRPVVTPPLANGLQWQSRSRPSVTKDDAPPSGCDPEVDSVDNHDTSDDDDLSNNMSDDYGSDASEKSFVTREMNEGFKRFFKGLEKLSVEEINEQSRQWHCPACQNGPGAVEWYKGLQPLMTHARTKGSRKVKLHRELAALLEEELSLRGTSVVRGGEQFGKWKGLRESTDCEIVWPPIVIVMNTLLEKDDDDMWMGMGNQELLEYFDKYSVTKAHHSYDPSGHCGMSALIFESSAVGYMMAERLHKHFAVQGKDRNAWQICRDSLVPGVNRQLYGYLANKEDMETFNRHCEGENHLKYEMRSYNEMVVVQMKQMSEDNQQLNYLKDKVVSTEQHSKAVEETLGVVTQRLRETEEENIFVRSKAKEKHLEYEQEMKYQEEFFHKQIENIHKATEVKEKVFEKLLQEERSKARCFDVDSGTTEDRRLSKEQVQKFMDGQVKDFEEFEAEWDELVKDREEKKMKLKKQYMEKEIELEKELDAAQTGLMEKHKPDTFQASSS, encoded by the exons ATCCAGAGGGTGGCTGGGAAACCACCGGGAAGAAGTCGAAGAAACCAGGGCAAGCAGCTGGGAGACAGTGGGCACCTACCACAGCAAGGCCAGCATGGGGTGGCAATGGTTCCTCACACCCTTCTGGAACCAGTGGCACTGCTAACAGGGGCAATCCTAGACCGCCACCACAAACTAGGCCTATGAAAAGAGAACTGCAAGCACTACGCCCTGTTGTGACTCCACCTCTGGCAAATGGTTTGCAGTGGCAATCCAGGTCTCGCCCATCTGTCACGAAGGATGATGCTCCTCCATCTGGTTGTGACCCTGAGGTGGACAGTGTTGACAATCATGATACatcagatgatgatgatttgagTAACAATATGAGTGATGATTATGGTTCTGATGCAAGTGAGAAAAGTTTTGTGACTCGAGAAATGAACGAGGGGTTCAAAAGGTTTTTTAAAGGCTTGGAGAAATTAAGTGTGGAAGAGATAAATGAACAGAGTAGGCAATGGCATTGTCCGGCATGCCAAAATGGACCTGGGGCAGTTGAGTGGTATAAAGGGCTGCAACCTTTGATGACTCATGCTAGAACAAAGGGTTCTAGAAAGGTAAAGCTCCACAGAGAATTAGCTGCATTGCTGGAAGAGGAGCTATCTCTCAGGGGAACTTCGGTGGTACGAGGTGGTGAACAATTTGGGAAATGGAAAGGACTGCGAGAAAGCACTGATTGTGAGATAGTGTGGCCACCAATTGTTATTGTTATGAACACCTTACTGGAAAAAGATGACGATGATATG TGGATGGGCATGGGGAACCAAGAGCTCCTTGAATATTTCGATAAATACTCTGTGACTAAAGCACATCATTCCTATGATCCATCCGGGCACTGTGGCATGAGTGCTTTAATATTTGAAAGCTCGGCCGTGGGCTATATGATGGCAGAACGTCTGCATAAGCACTTTGCTGTTCAAGGAAAAGATAGGAATGCATGGCAAATTTGCAGGGATTCATTGGTACCTGGTGTGAATAGACAACTATACGGTTACTTAGCAAACAAAGAAGATATGGAGACGTTCAATAGGCATTGTGAAG GGGAAAACCATTTGAAATACGAGATGAGGTCTTATAATGAGATGGTGGTGGTCCAAATGAAACAGATGAGTGAAGACAACCAACAACTGAATTATCTGAAGGACAAGGTGGTTAGTACAGAACAACACTCTAAAGCAGTAGAAGAAACCTTGGGTGTTGTTACCCAGAGACTTCGGGAGACTGAGGAGGAGAATATATTTGTCAGGAGTAAAGCCAAAGAGAAGCACTTGGAGTATGAGCAAGAG ATGAAGTACCAGGAGGAATTTTTTCATAAGCAAATTGAGAATATTCACAAGGCCACAGAAGTCAAAGAAAAGGTTTTTGAGAAGTTGCTGCAGGAGGAGCGTTCAAAGGCTAGATGTTTTGATGTGGATTCTGGAACTACCGAAGATCGCAGGCTAAG CAAGGAACAGGTACAGAAGTTCATGGATGGCCAGGTTAAGGACTTTGAGGAGTTCGAGGCTGAGTGGGATGAACTGGTAAAGGATcgtgaggagaagaagatgaagctcaaGAAACAGTACATGGAGAAGGAGATTGAGCTCGAGAAGGAGCTCGACGCCGCCCAGACAGGCCTGATGGAGAAGCACAAGCCAGACACCTTCCAGGCCTCCAGCTCGTGA